The proteins below are encoded in one region of Ereboglobus luteus:
- a CDS encoding sugar phosphate isomerase/epimerase family protein has translation MSTETAPSTNAAERIAVCSWSLEPANLRDLLDKLALTGATRVQLDLDPLHVSPDAWRDCAAVFAQNKIALVSGMVRCVGEDYSTLESIRVTGGIAPDGTWAQNLENFGKCAAIAAQLRIPLITLHAGFFPHQEDKTGFEKMISRVAAVANLFASHGIALGLETGQETAAELAEFLTALNNKNTGVNFDPANMILYGKGDPIDALDVLAPWLRQIHIKDARYAKTAGEWGEEVAAGEGAVDWPRFLEKLASLNYTGDLVIEREAGAQRVADIRTARELLAKYLGNK, from the coding sequence ATGTCCACAGAAACCGCTCCCTCCACCAACGCCGCCGAACGCATCGCCGTTTGCTCATGGTCGCTCGAACCCGCAAACTTGCGCGACCTGCTCGACAAGCTCGCGCTCACCGGCGCGACTCGCGTGCAACTCGACCTCGACCCGTTGCATGTCTCGCCCGACGCATGGCGCGATTGCGCCGCCGTATTTGCGCAGAACAAAATCGCACTCGTCTCCGGCATGGTGCGTTGCGTCGGCGAGGATTACTCGACGCTCGAAAGCATTCGCGTCACCGGCGGCATCGCGCCCGACGGCACATGGGCGCAAAACCTCGAAAACTTCGGCAAATGCGCCGCCATCGCCGCGCAACTCCGCATTCCGCTCATCACGCTCCACGCCGGATTTTTCCCGCACCAGGAGGACAAGACCGGATTCGAAAAAATGATCTCCCGCGTCGCCGCCGTCGCGAACCTTTTCGCCTCGCACGGCATCGCCCTCGGCCTCGAAACCGGCCAGGAAACCGCCGCCGAGCTCGCGGAATTTTTGACCGCGCTGAACAACAAAAACACCGGCGTGAACTTTGATCCCGCCAACATGATTCTCTACGGCAAGGGCGACCCGATTGACGCGCTCGACGTGCTCGCGCCGTGGCTGCGCCAAATCCACATCAAGGACGCCCGCTACGCCAAAACCGCCGGCGAATGGGGCGAGGAAGTCGCGGCGGGGGAGGGCGCCGTGGACTGGCCGCGCTTCCTCGAAAAACTCGCCTCGCTCAACTACACCGGCGACCTCGTCATCGAACGCG